Proteins from one Shewanella pealeana ATCC 700345 genomic window:
- a CDS encoding DUF2947 domain-containing protein has protein sequence MAHTYIPFEQYKRKWIFNHKDLPVSDEDKALISPLDQKSSMEVWNKWISNKSSRTEQFTKGDWAAKDSAWVLTEHWQSAWDSEEAALPEGFSKHFDWADDAPVYFCYEKYQVIETRWDVFVRNWKCFLFFDDGPLLISPKQKQAAIFHQSGQFQLGSRG, from the coding sequence TTGGCACATACGTATATTCCATTTGAACAGTACAAACGTAAATGGATTTTTAATCATAAAGATCTTCCGGTTAGCGATGAAGATAAAGCGTTGATCTCACCACTCGATCAAAAGTCGTCGATGGAAGTATGGAATAAATGGATTAGCAACAAGAGTAGCCGCACCGAACAGTTCACTAAAGGTGACTGGGCAGCCAAAGACAGTGCTTGGGTATTAACCGAACATTGGCAGAGTGCTTGGGACAGTGAAGAAGCCGCGCTACCTGAAGGCTTTAGCAAGCACTTTGATTGGGCAGATGACGCACCCGTTTACTTTTGCTATGAAAAATACCAAGTGATCGAAACACGCTGGGATGTTTTTGTACGTAACTGGAAGTGCTTCCTGTTCTTCGATGATGGTCCATTGCTTATCTCTCCAAAACAAAAACAAGCTGCAATATTCCACCAAAGCGGCCAATTCCAGTTAGGCTCTCGCGGTTAA
- a CDS encoding class I SAM-dependent DNA methyltransferase has product MLTTQTNALYTDLSGYYDLMCADINYQAQSDCIRRLHQLFGNRGVRHLDLACGTGPHVRYFIENGYQSSGLDINQPMLDIAKLRCPDAEFVCHDMANFTVDEPLDLITCFLYSIHYSDGIEKLKECISSVHAALSPGGMFCFNSVKKSRIDNSSVVSHSAVHEDSQFVFSSGWYYSGDGEKQALKLSIEKTTAGITQSWQDEHPMVAVGFAELQSLLQPYFDVHILEHDYDRLMPWDGVSGNAIFACVKI; this is encoded by the coding sequence TTGCTTACAACGCAAACCAATGCCTTATACACTGACCTGTCTGGTTATTACGATTTAATGTGTGCCGACATTAACTATCAAGCCCAGAGTGACTGTATTCGCCGTCTGCATCAGCTTTTCGGAAACAGAGGCGTACGTCACCTAGACTTGGCCTGTGGTACCGGTCCGCATGTTCGATACTTCATTGAAAATGGCTATCAAAGTAGCGGTCTCGATATCAACCAGCCTATGCTAGATATTGCTAAGCTACGCTGCCCTGATGCAGAGTTTGTCTGCCACGATATGGCGAACTTCACGGTCGATGAGCCATTGGATCTGATCACTTGTTTTCTCTATTCAATTCACTACAGTGATGGAATAGAAAAGCTCAAAGAGTGTATCAGCAGCGTACATGCAGCGCTGAGCCCTGGCGGCATGTTTTGCTTTAACTCCGTCAAGAAGAGCAGAATTGACAACAGTTCAGTGGTGAGTCATAGCGCAGTTCACGAAGACAGTCAGTTTGTGTTTAGCTCGGGTTGGTATTACTCGGGAGATGGTGAGAAGCAGGCACTGAAACTCAGCATTGAAAAAACGACAGCGGGCATCACTCAGTCTTGGCAAGATGAGCACCCTATGGTTGCGGTCGGCTTCGCTGAATTACAATCGTTACTGCAACCTTACTTCGATGTGCATATTCTTGAGCATGACTATGACAGGTTAATGCCTTGGGATGGTGTCTCAGGCAATGCCATATTTGCCTGTGTCAAAATCTAA
- a CDS encoding dicarboxylate/amino acid:cation symporter — translation MWNKIRSSLPLQLIIAAGAAWLFATSLTSLAQPNVIADVDQQAWYQFLMLGKTVYIGLLKMVVGIMVMLSLIEGISNIGAITKLKTLGMRTLGFYTFTTTIAVSLGLGASLLLPVWQPLTQAVPLAEGATLIGEQAASGGAIATKLLNMALVNPVAAIVNGNLLAVVVFSIMFGIALLTALPEKHLLFEVIAGLNKGINAMIGGIIRLSPLAIFAIVFEFSLTGAEALFSQLALFALLVFVLTVIHGLVVLPGLAKLFTGIKITTLFKGISAPLAMAFATSSSAATLPLSMRSAEELGVSPATSSMVLPLGSVMNMDGTALFEGVAAIFLAQLFGVDLTTTGMVMIFIMAMVSSIGAPGMPSGSMSGMQLVLLAAGIPLEAIAILLIIERPLDTFRTAVNVEGDIIAALVVDKWQKG, via the coding sequence ATGTGGAATAAAATTCGCAGTTCTTTGCCACTGCAGCTCATCATAGCTGCGGGCGCAGCTTGGCTATTTGCAACCTCGCTAACCTCTCTTGCTCAGCCTAACGTGATAGCCGACGTTGATCAGCAAGCTTGGTATCAATTTCTAATGCTAGGCAAAACCGTCTATATCGGTTTACTCAAGATGGTCGTCGGCATAATGGTGATGCTGTCGCTTATCGAGGGGATCAGCAACATAGGCGCGATAACCAAATTAAAAACATTGGGTATGCGTACGCTTGGCTTTTACACCTTCACTACCACGATAGCGGTATCTCTTGGTTTGGGAGCATCTTTACTCTTGCCAGTTTGGCAACCATTAACTCAAGCCGTTCCTTTAGCCGAAGGGGCTACGCTTATTGGTGAGCAGGCAGCATCGGGCGGCGCTATCGCCACTAAGCTATTGAATATGGCGCTAGTAAACCCGGTTGCCGCTATTGTTAATGGCAACCTGCTCGCTGTGGTGGTGTTTTCAATTATGTTTGGAATCGCACTGTTAACCGCGTTACCTGAAAAGCACCTGCTGTTTGAGGTGATCGCTGGTCTTAACAAGGGCATTAACGCCATGATTGGCGGCATTATTCGCCTCTCCCCCTTGGCTATCTTTGCCATCGTATTCGAGTTTTCCCTCACGGGAGCTGAGGCGCTATTTAGTCAATTAGCCCTATTTGCACTATTGGTCTTTGTGTTAACAGTGATCCATGGGCTGGTGGTACTGCCAGGTCTGGCTAAGTTGTTTACTGGGATTAAAATAACCACCTTATTTAAAGGTATTAGCGCGCCGTTAGCGATGGCCTTTGCTACCTCATCGAGCGCCGCGACTCTACCCTTATCGATGCGAAGCGCCGAGGAGCTTGGGGTTTCCCCCGCGACCAGCAGCATGGTTTTACCGCTAGGTTCGGTGATGAATATGGATGGTACTGCACTATTTGAAGGGGTCGCCGCTATATTTTTGGCTCAACTGTTTGGCGTGGATCTGACTACAACAGGCATGGTGATGATTTTTATCATGGCCATGGTGTCTTCAATCGGCGCACCGGGCATGCCATCAGGATCTATGTCGGGCATGCAATTAGTGCTGTTAGCTGCAGGGATCCCCCTAGAAGCTATCGCAATCTTGCTGATAATCGAGAGGCCACTTGATACCTTCCGCACCGCAGTGAATGTTGAGGGCGATATCATCGCCGCGCTAGTGGTAGATAAATGGCAGAAAGGCTAA
- a CDS encoding sterol desaturase family protein, producing the protein MIDEFYNIIGNVGTALQHLIFPMLFFFLFAYLLKRKQAVTAFRTCLPNSIFNISIMCFNLIFISLISSHLKWLYSIDIGENLSQIWASLPEWLVILSATFCGDFIGYWRHRFEHSRILWPSHAMHHSDTQMSWLTLQRFHPFNRMSTLIIDTGLLMCLGFPPYALVANNLIRHYYGYFIHADLPWNYGAWNKVFVSPVMHQWHHAAEPAAYNTNFATIFSIFDRAFGTYRVPGLCHIPLGVPYNVGGNILGQLLYPFKLSSYLKKSKAPQAKSIDT; encoded by the coding sequence ATGATAGATGAGTTCTATAACATTATTGGAAATGTGGGAACAGCACTACAGCACTTAATTTTCCCAATGTTATTTTTTTTCCTATTCGCCTACCTTCTTAAAAGAAAACAAGCAGTAACAGCATTTCGAACCTGTTTACCCAATAGTATTTTCAATATTAGTATCATGTGTTTTAACTTGATTTTTATCTCATTAATTTCGAGTCACCTTAAGTGGCTATATTCGATAGATATTGGGGAGAATTTATCTCAGATTTGGGCATCACTTCCCGAGTGGCTAGTGATTCTATCGGCTACTTTTTGTGGTGACTTTATCGGCTATTGGCGGCACAGATTTGAGCATTCTCGAATACTCTGGCCTTCCCATGCAATGCATCATTCTGATACTCAAATGAGTTGGCTGACTCTACAAAGGTTTCACCCATTTAATCGCATGTCTACACTGATTATTGATACGGGTTTATTAATGTGTCTAGGTTTTCCACCCTATGCACTCGTCGCCAATAATCTTATTCGTCACTATTATGGCTACTTTATCCATGCAGATCTGCCGTGGAATTATGGTGCGTGGAATAAAGTCTTTGTATCACCAGTGATGCATCAATGGCATCACGCTGCAGAACCTGCCGCCTACAATACTAATTTCGCAACTATATTCTCAATCTTTGACCGTGCTTTCGGTACATACAGAGTGCCCGGCCTTTGCCATATTCCTCTTGGCGTACCTTACAATGTTGGAGGGAATATTTTAGGTCAATTACTTTACCCCTTTAAACTGAGTTCTTATTTGAAAAAATCTAAAGCGCCACAAGCAAAATCAATCGATACTTAA
- a CDS encoding flagellar assembly protein FlgT — protein sequence MKSAQYFTTALLCLASSGLTLPVQAKWISASGQATITDNNVNQARENAIHQAVSYATLQSGARFSSQQTVRNGQLVNDSFILEQQAQSQNVELVSELIEDGQITVNVRIDMMEPLNDTCQATQLKAAILIPQALIKDRTQLRYGNIGLFEQNLSERLASTLEQNASNSFPQTHANERLDIDQALVDVRGYRLPSWLSEITDSQYILLPEIIDISTEPFTTTLGLWDNDPMRNFHIRVSLFHGISGEKIWSQQYSQSAEWEFKRQQTVNSNSENFWSSEYGQAIDQVLAKVSHDIDSSLNCRPLLGQVVSRQANRIILNLGRRHGIRVGDTLQLVLQQNMPDRLDNMRAVVGKSKASITIDQVTEESATAVLDGIAASLNIQINDLAIKL from the coding sequence ATGAAATCAGCGCAATATTTTACAACCGCACTCCTATGCTTAGCGTCATCTGGACTAACTTTACCTGTGCAAGCAAAATGGATCAGCGCCAGCGGTCAAGCCACAATCACAGATAACAATGTTAACCAGGCTAGAGAAAATGCTATTCATCAAGCGGTTAGCTATGCAACATTGCAATCTGGTGCACGTTTCAGCAGCCAACAGACAGTCAGAAATGGCCAACTGGTTAACGACTCTTTTATCCTAGAGCAGCAAGCACAAAGCCAGAATGTTGAACTGGTGAGTGAGCTTATTGAAGACGGTCAAATCACGGTTAACGTACGCATCGATATGATGGAACCGCTCAACGACACATGCCAAGCTACTCAACTCAAAGCGGCAATCCTCATCCCCCAGGCACTGATTAAAGATAGAACCCAGCTTAGATACGGCAACATTGGCCTTTTCGAACAAAACTTATCTGAGCGACTCGCTAGCACCCTAGAGCAGAACGCCAGTAACAGCTTTCCACAGACTCACGCCAATGAACGCTTAGACATAGATCAGGCCTTAGTGGATGTGCGAGGCTATCGCTTACCCAGTTGGCTAAGTGAAATCACCGATAGTCAGTATATTTTACTCCCAGAGATCATCGATATCTCAACCGAGCCATTCACGACGACCTTGGGGCTTTGGGACAATGACCCTATGCGCAACTTCCATATTCGCGTCTCTTTGTTCCACGGCATAAGCGGCGAAAAGATTTGGAGCCAGCAATATAGCCAATCTGCAGAGTGGGAGTTTAAGCGCCAGCAAACGGTAAATTCAAACAGTGAAAACTTCTGGAGCAGTGAGTACGGACAGGCAATCGATCAAGTACTCGCCAAGGTGAGTCACGATATCGACAGCAGTCTAAATTGTCGCCCCTTGCTGGGTCAGGTTGTCTCAAGACAAGCCAATAGAATCATCCTTAATCTGGGCAGGCGTCATGGCATTCGGGTTGGTGATACCTTGCAGTTAGTATTACAGCAAAATATGCCTGACAGGCTGGATAACATGCGCGCAGTGGTAGGTAAAAGCAAAGCAAGCATTACCATAGATCAAGTCACTGAAGAGAGCGCAACCGCGGTATTAGATGGCATAGCCGCATCGCTAAACATCCAAATCAATGACCTAGCCATAAAGTTATAA
- a CDS encoding FlgO family outer membrane protein, protein MYKLIIFLPMLFALGCASTEADNQAELQMANGHGLPHTEAINHLSQQMVNELVRQNDGLRPDQPLLVTTPVLLSDMKSTNALGLQFQQGLIASLHDHQFNLVDINVSDTLKVTQSGEFILTRDWQQLPVDVPIENVVVSTMSLSTQGVALNSRIVNISNNRVISAAQGFINASAMPGYISHSEKVVSQNGLLYRDAQAGQHTVQLVGDK, encoded by the coding sequence ATGTATAAACTAATCATTTTTTTACCTATGTTATTTGCTTTAGGCTGCGCAAGCACCGAAGCCGATAATCAGGCTGAACTACAGATGGCTAACGGCCATGGCTTGCCGCATACTGAGGCGATCAATCACTTATCGCAGCAGATGGTCAATGAGTTGGTGCGTCAAAACGATGGGCTACGTCCAGACCAACCTTTACTAGTTACCACGCCTGTGTTGCTGTCAGATATGAAGTCGACCAATGCGTTAGGGCTGCAGTTTCAGCAAGGCCTGATTGCTAGCTTGCATGACCATCAGTTTAATCTTGTTGATATCAATGTGAGCGACACACTTAAGGTAACTCAGTCAGGGGAATTTATATTGACTCGAGATTGGCAGCAGTTGCCGGTAGATGTTCCAATTGAAAATGTGGTCGTGTCGACCATGAGCTTATCGACTCAAGGTGTCGCCTTAAATAGCCGTATCGTTAATATCAGCAATAACCGCGTGATATCGGCGGCGCAGGGTTTTATTAATGCGAGTGCAATGCCTGGCTACATCAGCCATTCTGAAAAAGTCGTTTCACAAAATGGCTTACTCTATAGGGATGCACAAGCTGGTCAGCACACAGTTCAATTAGTAGGGGATAAATAG
- a CDS encoding LPP20 family lipoprotein yields MKAVILFAALALSACSAQDRYVQYETEAPSSFPKLTAIGYAPLDTQPATEQSQRVLMAMQASKIAAYRELAEQVYGQQLSATSQVRDWMLAADEIQASVSGVIRGAKVVKSYPAGEHYVTELELDFEQVWALYQQQNRSQRVKEITYF; encoded by the coding sequence ATGAAGGCCGTTATCTTATTTGCTGCGTTAGCACTTAGCGCATGCTCTGCGCAAGACAGGTATGTGCAATACGAAACCGAGGCTCCTAGCTCTTTCCCTAAATTGACTGCCATAGGTTATGCACCACTGGATACTCAGCCAGCAACAGAGCAATCCCAGCGGGTATTAATGGCAATGCAGGCATCAAAGATTGCCGCTTACCGTGAACTTGCTGAGCAGGTCTATGGTCAGCAACTTAGCGCTACTAGCCAGGTTCGAGATTGGATGTTGGCGGCGGATGAAATTCAGGCATCAGTGTCAGGTGTGATCCGCGGTGCTAAGGTCGTGAAGAGTTATCCCGCAGGCGAGCACTATGTGACAGAGCTTGAGCTGGATTTCGAACAGGTGTGGGCGCTGTATCAGCAGCAAAATCGCTCACAAAGAGTCAAAGAGATTACGTATTTTTAA